One segment of Meriones unguiculatus strain TT.TT164.6M chromosome X, Bangor_MerUng_6.1, whole genome shotgun sequence DNA contains the following:
- the LOC110542609 gene encoding host cell factor 1 isoform X1 — MASTVSPANLPAVLLQPRWKRVVGWSGPVPRPRHGHRAVAIKELIVVFGGGNEGIVDELHVYNTATNQWFIPAVRGDIPPGCAAYGFVCDGTRLLVFGGMVEYGKYSNDLYELQASRWEWKRLKAKTPKNGPPPCPRLGHSFSLVGNKCYLFGGLANDSEDPKNNIPRYLNDLYILELRPGSGVVAWDIPITYGVLPPPRESHTAVVYTEKENKKSKLVIYGGMSGCRLGDLWTLDIETLTWNKPSLSGVAPLPRSLHSATTIGNKMYVFGGWVPLVMDDVKVATHEKEWKCTNTLACLNLDTMAWETILMDTLEDNIPRARAGHCAVAINTRLYIWSGRDGYRKAWNNQVCCKDLWYLETEKPPPPARVQLVRANTNSLEVSWGPVATADSYLLQLQKYDIPATAATASSPTPNPVPSVPANPPKSPAPAAAAPAVQPLTQVGITLVPQAATAPPSTTTIQVLPTVPGSSISVPTAARTQGVPAVLKVTGPQATTGTPLVTMRPASQAGKAPVTVTSLPASVRMVVPTQSAQGTVIGSNPQMSGMAALAAAAAATQKIPPSSAPTVLSVPAGTTIVKTVAVTPGTTTLPATVKVASSPVMVSNPATRMLKTAAAQVGTSVSSAANTSARPIITVHKSGTVTVAQQAQVVTTVVGGVTKTITLVKSPISVPGGSALISNLGKVMSVVQTKPVQTSAVTGQASTGPVTQIIQTKGPLPAGTILKLVTSADGKPTTIITTTQASGAGTKPTILGISSVSPSTTKPGTTTIIKTIPMSAIITQAGATGVSSSPGIKSPITIITTKVMTSGTGAPAKIITAVPKIATGHGQQGVTQVVLKGAPGQPGTILRTVPMSGVRLVTPVTVSAVKPAVTTLVVKGTTGVTTLGTVTGTVSTSLAGAGAHSTSASLATPITTLGTIATLSSQVINPTAITVSAAQTTLTAAGGLTTPTITMQPVSQPTQVTLITAPSGVEAQPVHDLPVSILASPTTEQPTATVTIADSGQSDVQPGTVTLVCSNPPCETHETGTTNTATTTVVANLGGHPQPTQVQFVCDRQEAAASLVTSAVGQQNGNVVRVCSNPPCETHETGTTNTATTTTSNMAEQHGCSNPPCETHETGTVSTATTAMSSMGTGQQRDTRRASNTPTVVRITVAPGPLERAQGTVKPQCQTQQTSMTSTTMTVQATGAPCSAGPLLRPSVALEAGSHSPAFVQLSIPSVRVGLSGPSSKDMPTGRQPETYHTYTTSTPTTARFIMGAGELGAARVVPTSTYESLQASSPNSTVTVTALEALLCPSAPETQVCTNPPCETHDTGTTNTATTSNAGSAQRVCSNPPCETHETGTTHTATTATSNGGAGQPEGGQQPSGGRLCETHQTTSTGTTMSVSVGALLPDASTSHGTLESGLEVVAVPTVTSQAGTTILASFPTQRVCSNPPCETHETGTTHTATTVTSNMSSNQDPPPAASDQGEAVSTQGDSANISSAITTTVSSTLPRAVTTVTQSTPVPGPSVPNISSLTETTPGALTSKVPIPATITVTIANTETSDMPFSADDILQPPEELQVSPGPRQQLPPRQLLQSASAPLLGESAEVLSASQTPELQAAMDLSSTGDPTSGQEPASSAVVATVVVQPPPPTQSEVDQLSLPQELMAEAQAGTTTLMVTGLTPEELAVTAAAEAAAQAAATEEAQALAIQAVLQAAQQAVMAGTGEPMDTSEAAAAVTQAELGHLSAEGQEGQATTIPIVLTQQELAALVQQQQQQLQEAQVQAQQQHHLPTEALAPADSLNDPSIESSCLNELASAVPSTVALLPSTATESLAPSNTFVTPQPVVVASPAKIQAAATLTEVANGIESLGVKPDLPPPPSKAPVKKENQWFDVGVIKGTNVMVTHYFLPPDDAVQSDDDSGTIPDYNQLKKQELQPGTAYKFRVAGINACGRGPFSEISAFKTCLPGFPGAPCAIKISKSPDGAHLTWEPPSVTSGKIIEYSVYLAIQSSQASGEAKSSTPAQLAFMRVYCGPSPSCLVQSSSLSNAHIDYTTKPAIIFRIAARNEKGYGPATQVRWLQETSKDGSGTKPASKRPMSSPEMKSAPKKSKADGQ; from the exons ATGGCTTCGACTGTCTCCCCCGCCAACTTGCCAGCGGTGCTTCTGCAGCCCCGCTGGAAGCGAGTGGTGGGTTGGTCGGGTCCCGTGCCCCGACCCCGCCACGGCCACCGTGCCGTCGCTATCAAGGAGCTCATAGTGGTGTTTGGCGGCGGCAACGAGGGGATAGTGGACGAACTACACGTGTACAACACTG CGACCAACCAGTGGTTCATCCCAGCTGTGAGAGGGGATATCCCGCCAGGGTGTGCAGCCTATGGCTTTGTGTGTGATGGTACTCGTCTGCTGGTGTTTGGTGGGATGGTGGAGTATGGAAAATACAGCAACGACCTCTATGAACTCCAG GCAAGTCGCTGGGAATGGAAGAGATTGAAAGCAAAGACGCCCAAAAATGGGCCACCTCCGTGTCCTCGACTTGGACACAGCTTCTCCCTCGTGGGCAATAAATGTTACCTATTTGGGGGTCTGGCCAATGATAGTGAAGACCCCAAGAACAACATTCCAAG GTACCTGAATGACTTATATATTCTTGAACTACGGCCTGGCTCTGGAGTGGTTGCCTGGGACATCCCCATCACTTACGGGGTCCTGCCTCCACCACGGGAGTCACATACTGCTGTGGTCTACACtgaaaaagagaacaagaaatcCAAGCTGGTGATCTATGGAGGAATGAGTGGCTGCAGGCTAGGGGACCTTTGGACCCTGGACATTG AGACACTGACATGGAATAAGCCCAGCCTTAGTGGGGTGGCCCCTCTTCCTCGGAGCCTCCACTCTGCAACCACCATAGGAAACAA AATGTATGTGTTTGGTGGCTGGGTGCCTCTTGTCATGGACGATGTCAAAGTGGCCACACACGAGAAGGAGTGGAAGTGTACCAACACACTGGCTTGTCTCAACTTGG ATACCATGGCCTGGGAAACCATCCTGATGGATACACTGGAGGACAACATTCCTCGAGCTCGAGCTGGCCACTGTGCTGTTGCCATCAATACTCGCCTGTACATCTGGAGTGGCCGTGATGGCTACCGTAAGGCCTGGAACAACCAGGTCTGCTGCAAGGACCTATGGTATCTGGAAACAG AAAAGCCACCACCCCCGGCTCGAGTACAACTAGTCCGAGCCAATACCAACTCGCTGGAGGTTAGCTGGGGCCCAGTGGCAACAGCCGACAGTTACCTTCTGCAACTCCAGAAATATGACATTCCTGCCACGGCTGCTACGGCCAGCTCCCCCACTCCCAATCCAGTTCCATCTGTGCCTGCCAACCCTCCCAAGAGCCCTGCGCCAGCAGCAGCTGCACCTGCCGTACAGCCACTGACCCAAGTAGGCATCACACTTGTGCCCCAGGCTGCCACTGCACCTCCAAGCACGACCACCATCCAGGTCTTGCCAACAGTGCCAGGCAGCTCCATTTCTGTGCCCACTGCAGCCAGGACTCAAG GTGTCCCTGCTGTTCTCAAAGTGACTGGTCCTCAGGCTACAACAGGAACACCACTGGTCACGATGAGACCTGCCAGCCAGGCTGGAAAAGCCCCTGTCACTGTGACCTCCTTGCCTGCCAGTGTGCGAATGGTTGTGCCCACACAGAGTGCCCAGGGAACG GTGATTGGCAGTAATCCACAGATGAGTGGGATGGCTGcattggctgctgctgctgctgccacacagaaaatccctccTTCCTCAGCACCCACAGTGCTGAGTGTCCCAGCAGGCACCACCATTGTTAAGACAGTGGCTGTGACACCTGGCACAACCACTCTTCCAGCCACTGTGAAGGTGGCCTCCTCCCCTGTAATG GTGAGCAACCCAGCCACTCGCATGCTAAAGACTGCAGCTGCCCAAGTGGGGACATCTGTGTCCTCTGCTGCCAACACATCTGCTCGCCCTATCATCACGGTACACAAATCCGGGACTGTGACAGTGGCCCAGCAAGCCCAGGTGGTGACTACAGTGGTAGGCGGAGTCACCAAGACCATCACCTTAGTGAAGAGCCCCATCTCTGTCCCAGGAGGCAGTGCTCTG ATTTCCAATCTGGGAAAAGTGATGTCAGTGGTCCAGACCAAACCAGTTCAGACTTCAGCAGTCACAGGCCAAGCGTCTACAGGTCCTGTGACTCAGATCATCCag ACCAAAGGGCCCCTTCCAGCGGGGACTATCCTAAAGCTGGTGACATCAGCGGATGGCAAGCCCACAACCATCATCACCACTACACAGGCTAGTGGGGCAGGAACCAAGCCTACCATCCTGGGCATTAGTAGTGTCTCCCCCAGCACCACCAAACCTGGCACAACTACCATCATTAAGACAATTCCCATGTCCGCCATTATCACCCAGGCGGGTGCCACAG GTGTTTCCAGCAGTCCTGGCATTAAGTCCCCCATCACAATTATCACCACTAAGGTGATGACTTCGGGAACAGGTGCACCTGCCAAAATCATCACTGCTGTCCCCAAGATTGCTACTGGCCATGGGCAGCAAGGAGTGACCCAG GTGGTGCTAAAGGGGGCCCCTGGACAGCCAGGCACCATCCTCCGCACTGTGCCCATGAGTGGTGTTCGCCTGGTTACCCCTGTCACCGTCTCTGCTGTCAAGCCAGCCGTCACCACATTGGTTGTGAAGGGCACCACAG GTGTCACAACTCTAGGCACAGTGACAGGTACTGTCTCTACCAGCCTTGCAGGAGCTGGGGCCCATAGCACCAGTGCTTCCCTGGCCACACCTATCACCACCTTGGGCACCATTGCCACTCTCTCAAGCCAGGTGATAAACCCTACTGCCATCACCGTGTCAGCCGCACAGACGACACTAACAGCTGCTGGTGGGCTCACCACACCTACAATCACGATGCAG CCTGTCTCCCAGCCTACCCAGGTGACTCTGATCACAGCACCCAGCGGGGTTGAGGCCCAGCCTGTCCATGACCTTCCTGTGTCCATTTTGGCCTCACCTACTACAGAGCAGCCCACGGCAACAGTCACCATTGCAGACTCAGGCCAGAGCGATGTACAGCCTGGTACTGTGACACTGGTGTGCTCCAACCCACCCTGTGAAACCCACGAAACAGGCACCACCAACACAGCCACCACCACTGTCGTGGCTAACCTTGGGGGACATCCTCAGCCTACCCAAGTACAGTTTGTTTGTGACAGACAGGAGGCAGCTGCTTCTCTTGTGACCTCGGCTGTGGGACAACAGAATGGTAATGTGGTCCGTGTCTGTTCAAACCCCCCCTGTGAGACGCACGAGACAGGCACCACCAACACTGCCACAACGACGACCTCCAATATGGCTGAGCAGCATGGCTGCTCGAATCCCCCCTGCGAGACTCATGAAACAGGCACCGTCAGCACTGCCACTACAGCAATGTCCAGCATGGGCACTGGGCAGCAGCGAGACACTCGTCGTGCCTCTAACACCCCCACTGTAGTGCGGATCACTGTGGCTCCTGGGCCGTTGGAGAGAGCCCAGGGTACTGTGAAGCCTCAGTGCCAAACCCAGCAGACCAGCATGACCAGCACCACCATGACTGTGCAGGCCACCGGAGCGCCATGCTCAGCTGGTCCACTGCTCAGGCCAAGTGTGGCACTGGAGGCTGGGAGCCACAGCCCTGCCTTTGTGCAGCTATCGATTCCAAGTGTCAGAGTTGGGCTGAGTGGCCCCAGCAGCAAGGACATGCCCACAGGGCGCCAGCCAGAGACATATCATACTTACACCACCAGTACCCCAACCACGGCCCGCTTTATCATGGGTGCTGGGGAACTTGGTGCAGCCCGGGTGGTCCCTACGTCTACATATGAGAGCCTCCAGGCAAGCTCTCCCAACAGCACCGTGACTGTGACAGCCTTAGAGGCACTTCTGTGCCCTTCGGCTCCCGAGACCCAAGTCTGCACCAACCCGCCATGTGAGACCCATGACACGGGTACCACCAACACCGCCACTACCTCCAATGCGGGCAGTGCTCAGCGGGTATGCTCCAACCCACCTTGTGAGACTCATGAGAcgggcaccacacacacagctACCACTGCCACATCAAATGGAGGTGCAGGCCAGCCTGAGGGCGGACAGCAGCCTTCTGGTGGCCGTCTCTGCGAGACGCACCAGACCACTTCCACTGGCACCACCATGTCAGTCAGTGTGGGTGCCCTGCTTCCTGATGCCAGCACCTCTCATGGAACCCTGGAGTCTGGCTTAGAGGTGGTAGCAGTGCCCACTGTCACTTCCCAGGCCGGCACCACAATCCTGGCTTCTTTCCCAACCCAGAGGGTATGCTCCAACCCTCCTTGCGAGACCCACGAGACAGGCACCACGCACACAGCCACTACTGTCACCTCTAACATGAGCTCAAACCAAG ACCCTCCACCAGCTGCCAGTGACCAGGGTGAGGCGGTAAGCACCCAAGGTGACAGCGCAAACATCTCCAGTGCCATCACAACAACTGTATCTTCCACACTGCCACGAGCAGTGACCACAGTGACACAGTCTACACCAGTCCCAGGTCCCTCTGTGCCG AATATCTCATCACTGACTGAGACTACCCCAGGGGCTCTGACTTCCAAAGTCCCCATCCCAGCCACAATAACAGTGACTATAGCCAACACAGAAACTTCTGACATGCCCTTCTCTGCTGATGACATCCTGCAGCCCCCAGAGGAActtcaggtctcaccaggacctCGCCAACAGCTGCCTCCACGGCAACTCCTGCAGTCTGCCTCCGCGCCCCTGTTGGGGGAGTCCGCCGAGGTCCTGTCAGCCTCCCAGACCCCTGAGCTCCAGGCCGCCATGGATCTGAGCAGCACTGGGGACCCAACTTCAGGCCAGGAGCCTGCTAGCTCTGCTGTTGTGGCCACTGTGGTGGTCCAACCACCCCCACCTACACAGTCTGAAGTAGACCAGTTATCACTTCCCCAAGAGCTGATGGCTGAGGCCCAGGCAGGCACCACAACCCTTATGGTAACAGGGCTCACCCCAGAGGAGCTGGCAGTGACCGCTGCTGCTGAAGCAGCTGCCCAAGCTGCTGCCACTGAAGAAGCCCAAGCCTTGGCCATCCAGGCTGTGCTCCAGGCTGCACAGCAGGCCGTCATGG CAGGCACTGGGGAGCCCATGGATACGtcggaagcagcagcagcagtgacaCAAGCAGAACTGGGTCACCTTTCAGCTGAGGGCCAAGAGGGTCAGGCCACCACCATACCCATTGTGCTGACACAGCAGGAGCTTGCAGCCCtggtgcagcagcagcagcagcagctccaggaGGCTCAAGTGCAAGCCCAGCAGCAGCACCACCTTCCTACTGAGGCTCTGGCCCCAGCTGACAGTCTCAATGACCCATCCATCGAGAGCAGCTGCCTCAACGAGCTAGCTAGTGCTGTCCCCAGCACTGTGGCCTTGCTACCCTCAACAGCCACTGAGA GCCTGGCTCCATCTAACACATTTGTGACTCCCCAGCCTGTTGTTGTAGCCAGCCCAGCAAAGATTCAGGCTGCAGCTACCTTAACTGAAGTGGCCAATGGCATCGAGTCCCTGGGTGTG AAACCGGACTTGCCACCCCCACCCAGCAAAGCCCCTGTGAAAAAGGAGAACCAGTGGTTTGATGTGGGGGTCATTAAGGGTACCAATGTAATGGTGACACACTATTTTCTGCCACCAGATGATGCTGTTCAGTCAGAT GATGACTCAGGCACGATCCCCGACTATAACCAGCTGAAGAAGCAGGAGTTGCAGCCAGGCACAGCTTACAAATTTCGTGTTGCCGGAATCAATGCTTGTGGCCGAGGGCCCTTCAGTGAGATCTCAGCCTTTAAGACCTGTCTGCCTGGTTTCCCAGGGGCTCCTTGTGCCATTAAAATCAGCAAG AGCCCAGATGGTGCTCACCTCACCTGGGAGCCACCATCTGTGACCTCCGGCAAGATCATCGAATACTCTGTGTACCTGGCCATCCAGAGCTCACAGGCTAGTGGTGAGGCCAAGAGCTCCACCCCAGCCCAGCTAGCCTTCATGCGAGTATACTGTGGGCCCAGCCCTTCCTGCCTCGTGCAGTCCTCCAGCCTCTCCAATGCCCACATTGACTATACCACCAAGCCTGCCATCATCTTCCGCATTGCCGCCCGCAATGAAAAGGGCTACGGCCCCGCCACACAAGTGAGGTGGTTGCAAG AAACCAGTAAAGACGGCTCGGGAACCAAGCCGGCCAGCAAGCGGCCTATGTCATCTCCAGAAAT GAAATCTGCTCCAAAGAAGTCTAAGGCTGATGGTCAGTGA